From Streptomyces sp. NBC_00683, one genomic window encodes:
- a CDS encoding UbiA family prenyltransferase — translation MDTTDRPQVYESVTRPPRPAVGLALSCHPGPVAAVTVLVVALSVSSGLGGARCVLVGGAVLTGQLSVGWCNDAFDARRDAAAGRRGKPVADGVVSRSTVWQAASAALLLCGALSLACGPVAGAVHLAGVAAAWMYNLKLKTTALSWLPYVIGFGGLPVLVALNMPGHPWPAWWVVTAGALLGVGAHLGDVLPDIDGDLAVGSRGLPQRLGASRTRMLLPVPLVAATAVLVLGPAGPPGWWGALALAAVVPTAFAGFVPRRTWRKAALTGAVAAASVDVALLLMRGTSIA, via the coding sequence GTGGACACCACTGACCGGCCACAGGTGTACGAGTCCGTGACGCGGCCGCCCCGCCCCGCGGTGGGGCTGGCGCTCTCCTGCCATCCGGGCCCGGTGGCCGCGGTGACCGTCCTCGTCGTCGCACTGTCCGTCAGCTCCGGGCTCGGGGGAGCCCGCTGCGTCCTGGTCGGCGGGGCCGTACTGACGGGCCAGCTCTCGGTGGGCTGGTGCAACGACGCCTTCGACGCCCGGCGCGACGCGGCCGCCGGGCGCCGCGGGAAACCGGTGGCCGACGGCGTGGTGTCACGGAGCACCGTGTGGCAGGCGGCGTCCGCCGCGTTGCTGCTGTGCGGGGCGCTGTCGCTGGCGTGCGGCCCTGTCGCCGGTGCGGTGCACCTCGCCGGTGTCGCGGCGGCGTGGATGTACAACCTGAAGCTCAAGACGACGGCGCTCTCGTGGCTTCCGTACGTGATCGGCTTCGGCGGCCTGCCCGTCCTGGTCGCCCTGAACATGCCCGGTCACCCCTGGCCCGCCTGGTGGGTCGTGACAGCCGGGGCCCTGCTGGGTGTCGGGGCCCATCTGGGCGATGTGCTCCCGGACATCGACGGGGATCTGGCGGTCGGCAGTCGCGGCCTGCCCCAGCGGCTGGGCGCCTCCCGTACCCGGATGCTGCTCCCCGTACCCCTGGTGGCGGCGACGGCGGTGCTCGTCCTGGGGCCCGCGGGACCGCCCGGCTGGTGGGGAGCGCTCGCGCTGGCGGCGGTGGTGCCGACGGCGTTCGCGGGGTTCGTGCCCCGGCGCACCTGGCGCAAGGCGGCCCTCACGGGGGCGGTGGCCGCGGCGTCGGTGGACGTGGCGCTGCTGTTGATGCGGGGTACGTCCATCGCTTGA
- a CDS encoding extracellular solute-binding protein, with product MHPHHPSRRRALAGGIGALAAAGALGSLSGCAAPATAAGPGQTRLRFWHLFGGGDGVNMAGMLDDFRTEHPDIALEAATLQWGAPYYTKLGMAGAGGRAPELAVLHLARLAGFAPGRLVDPFDLDLLAEHGVEEKDFPPEIWSRGRAGGKQYAVPFDTHPFVLYYQTEVCEKAGLMSGGRLKPISGAEEFADALRAAKKVTGQPGLVTETLGPDCITPWRLFSTFYAQTGGKVLSEDGKRLALDDAKALGVLEYMAALSEEGLMVRRCDYGASVGIFNAGKTAFHLNGEWEITTFRTAGIPFSMTRVPALFGSAAAQADCHSFVLPHQNDRGGATNEAAHALVAWMLKNSVAWAEGGHVPAYLPVLDDPAYLELKPQSEYRDVIDEVALDEPAWFAGSASRMWIELGAVLSGVLTGSRTPRGALTECKARLRTLLDTRNPLPGAAS from the coding sequence ATGCACCCACACCACCCCAGTCGGCGCCGAGCCCTCGCAGGCGGAATCGGCGCCCTTGCGGCCGCCGGAGCCCTGGGCTCCCTGTCAGGTTGCGCCGCGCCCGCCACCGCGGCCGGGCCGGGGCAGACCCGGCTGCGGTTCTGGCATCTCTTCGGCGGCGGCGACGGCGTCAACATGGCGGGAATGCTCGACGACTTCCGCACCGAACACCCGGACATAGCCCTGGAGGCCGCGACCCTGCAGTGGGGTGCGCCGTACTACACGAAGCTCGGCATGGCCGGCGCCGGAGGCAGGGCACCCGAACTGGCAGTACTGCACCTCGCGCGGCTCGCAGGCTTCGCCCCCGGCAGACTCGTCGACCCCTTCGACCTCGATCTGCTGGCCGAACACGGGGTGGAGGAAAAGGACTTCCCGCCGGAGATCTGGAGCCGCGGCCGGGCGGGCGGCAAGCAGTACGCCGTGCCGTTCGACACCCACCCCTTCGTCCTCTACTACCAGACCGAGGTGTGCGAGAAGGCCGGGCTCATGTCGGGCGGCCGGCTCAAGCCGATCAGCGGCGCCGAGGAGTTCGCCGACGCGCTGCGCGCCGCGAAGAAGGTGACCGGACAGCCGGGCCTGGTGACGGAGACGCTCGGCCCCGACTGCATCACCCCCTGGCGCCTCTTCTCCACGTTCTACGCGCAGACCGGTGGCAAGGTCCTGTCGGAGGACGGCAAGCGCCTCGCGCTGGACGACGCCAAGGCCCTGGGCGTACTGGAGTACATGGCGGCCCTCTCCGAGGAGGGGCTGATGGTGCGCCGGTGCGACTACGGCGCCTCCGTGGGCATCTTCAACGCCGGGAAGACCGCCTTCCACCTCAACGGCGAGTGGGAGATCACCACCTTCCGGACGGCCGGGATCCCCTTCTCCATGACCCGCGTGCCCGCGCTCTTCGGCAGTGCCGCCGCGCAGGCCGACTGCCACTCCTTCGTCCTGCCGCACCAGAACGACCGCGGCGGCGCGACCAACGAGGCGGCGCACGCCCTCGTCGCCTGGATGCTCAAGAACTCCGTCGCGTGGGCCGAGGGCGGCCATGTGCCCGCCTATCTCCCGGTGCTCGACGATCCGGCGTACCTGGAGCTGAAGCCCCAGTCCGAGTACCGGGACGTGATCGACGAGGTGGCGCTGGACGAGCCCGCCTGGTTCGCCGGCTCCGCCTCCCGTATGTGGATCGAGCTCGGCGCGGTGCTCTCCGGTGTGCTCACCGGGTCCCGGACCCCGCGCGGTGCGCTGACCGAGTGCAAGGCCCGCCTGAGAACTCTCCTCGACACCCGCAACCCCCTTCCGGGAGCCGCGTCATGA
- a CDS encoding carbohydrate ABC transporter permease — MSGSVTVRTRRVPRSEQPGGSGGRRPRWTPARVVLLVMALVLAVAWLVPLAWAVATSLKPEAETTGTPLEWIGSRITFDAYSKVWESGELMRWLMNSAYISLMTTVLTVLTCAMAAYGFTRTEFRGRRLLYGLVLAGIMVPPQVLIAPLFQEMVQLGLVDTYWGVILPQVAVPAMVFILVKFFEGVPRELEEAAFVDGAGRWRVFWTIVIPLSRPVLAAVAIFTFISTWNNFLWPFLVTTDPNGMTLPVGLVNVQSSFGVRYAQIMAALVIAGLPLLIVFALFQRQIVRGIAHTGLGGQ, encoded by the coding sequence GTGAGCGGTTCCGTCACCGTCAGAACCCGTCGCGTACCCCGGAGCGAGCAGCCGGGCGGATCCGGGGGCCGGCGCCCGCGCTGGACACCCGCCAGGGTCGTCCTGCTCGTCATGGCCCTGGTCCTCGCGGTGGCCTGGCTCGTCCCGCTCGCCTGGGCCGTCGCCACCTCCCTGAAGCCGGAGGCGGAGACGACCGGGACGCCGCTCGAGTGGATCGGTTCGCGCATCACGTTCGACGCGTACTCCAAGGTCTGGGAATCCGGCGAACTGATGCGCTGGCTCATGAACTCGGCGTACATCTCGCTCATGACGACCGTGCTGACCGTGCTGACCTGCGCGATGGCCGCGTACGGATTCACCCGTACCGAATTCCGCGGACGCAGACTGCTCTACGGGCTGGTGCTCGCCGGCATCATGGTGCCGCCGCAGGTGCTCATCGCGCCGCTGTTCCAGGAGATGGTGCAGCTCGGCCTCGTCGACACCTACTGGGGCGTGATCCTGCCCCAGGTCGCGGTGCCCGCGATGGTGTTCATCCTGGTGAAGTTCTTCGAAGGCGTACCGAGAGAGCTGGAGGAGGCGGCCTTCGTCGACGGCGCCGGACGCTGGCGGGTGTTCTGGACGATCGTGATCCCGCTGTCGCGGCCGGTGCTGGCCGCCGTGGCGATCTTCACCTTCATCTCCACCTGGAACAACTTCCTCTGGCCGTTCCTCGTCACCACCGACCCGAACGGCATGACCCTGCCCGTCGGCCTCGTCAACGTCCAGTCGTCGTTCGGGGTGCGGTACGCACAGATCATGGCGGCGCTCGTGATCGCCGGGCTGCCGCTCCTGATCGTCTTCGCGCTCTTCCAGCGGCAGATCGTGCGCGGTATCGCGCACACCGGTCTGGGCGGCCAGTAG
- a CDS encoding type III polyketide synthase: protein MTRIAAVHGVLPPHRHTQRAVTDMVARTCLPAGADRRVLDRIHENARVRTRNMVLPLERYGELDGFGAANDVFIGAAVDLGGQAVRGALRAAGLRPADVDLLMFTSVTGVAAPSIDARLVGRLGLRPDVKRLPVFGLGCVAGAAGVARLHDYLLGRPGQVAVLLSVELCSLTFQRGDPTPANLVATALFGDGAAAVVAVGGEHRASADGPEVIDTRSRLYPDTERVMGWDIRSSGFKVVLDPAVPDVVRRYLADDVRGFLAEHGMKPKDIAHWVCHPGGPKVLEAVSDVLELPEGALDVTWRSLADVGNLSSSSVLHVLRDTMRQRRPEPGTPGLLMAMGPGFCCELVLLRW, encoded by the coding sequence ATGACCCGGATCGCAGCCGTTCACGGGGTCCTGCCACCGCACCGCCACACCCAGCGGGCGGTCACCGACATGGTGGCGCGCACCTGCCTGCCCGCGGGGGCCGACCGCCGCGTCCTGGACCGGATCCACGAGAACGCCCGGGTCCGCACCCGGAACATGGTTCTGCCACTGGAGCGCTACGGCGAACTGGACGGTTTCGGGGCGGCCAACGACGTGTTCATCGGCGCCGCGGTCGACCTGGGCGGTCAGGCGGTGCGCGGGGCCCTGCGGGCGGCGGGGCTGCGGCCCGCCGACGTGGACCTGCTGATGTTCACCTCCGTCACGGGAGTGGCGGCTCCCTCCATCGACGCCCGGCTCGTCGGGCGACTCGGTCTGCGGCCCGACGTGAAACGGCTCCCCGTCTTCGGCCTGGGCTGCGTCGCCGGAGCCGCAGGGGTGGCCCGGCTGCACGACTACCTGCTCGGCAGGCCCGGTCAGGTGGCCGTACTGCTGTCGGTCGAGCTCTGCTCCCTCACCTTCCAGCGGGGCGACCCGACGCCCGCCAACCTGGTCGCCACCGCGTTGTTCGGCGACGGTGCGGCGGCCGTCGTCGCAGTCGGCGGCGAGCACCGCGCCTCGGCCGACGGACCCGAGGTGATCGACACCCGCAGCCGTCTGTACCCCGACACCGAACGCGTGATGGGCTGGGACATCCGGAGCTCCGGCTTCAAGGTGGTGCTCGATCCGGCGGTCCCCGACGTCGTACGCCGGTATCTCGCCGACGACGTCCGCGGGTTCCTGGCGGAACACGGGATGAAGCCGAAGGACATCGCCCACTGGGTGTGCCACCCCGGCGGCCCCAAGGTCCTGGAAGCCGTCTCCGACGTGCTCGAACTCCCCGAGGGCGCACTCGACGTCACCTGGCGTTCGCTGGCCGACGTGGGCAACCTGTCGTCCTCCTCCGTGCTGCACGTCCTGAGGGACACGATGCGGCAGAGGCGGCCCGAGCCCGGCACGCCCGGTCTGCTGATGGCCATGGGCCCCGGCTTCTGCTGCGAACTGGTGCTGCTGCGTTGGTAG
- a CDS encoding carbohydrate ABC transporter permease, with amino-acid sequence MTSTTAAAPPPVTKPADVVRPTARSVDRKWTEHGLVFIAPFLLVYGMFLVWPLISGVGMSLTSDNITGSGGEFVGLDNYAEALGDPEVWSSLWNTVWFTVLSTVPLVLVGLGLALLAHQLRVVQWLWRLSWFAPFLLPSGVVCLLFGQMIFPSGFGLADQMLASVGLEPGIGWLSDERYAMLSVVATTLWWTVGFNFLLYLAALQAIPAHLYEAAELDGAGGRHQLWHITMPMLRRTTGLLVVLQVLASLKIFDQIYLMTGGGPDDSTRPILQYVYQQGFTGYRIGYASAVSYIFFALILTVSLVQPLLSRRRAEEAAK; translated from the coding sequence ATGACCTCCACCACCGCGGCGGCACCGCCACCCGTGACGAAGCCGGCGGACGTCGTCCGCCCCACGGCCCGTTCCGTGGACAGGAAATGGACCGAGCACGGTCTGGTCTTCATCGCCCCGTTCCTGCTCGTGTACGGCATGTTCCTGGTCTGGCCGCTGATATCAGGCGTTGGCATGAGCCTGACCAGCGATAACATCACCGGCTCCGGAGGGGAGTTCGTCGGTCTCGACAACTATGCGGAGGCCCTGGGCGACCCCGAGGTGTGGTCCTCGCTCTGGAACACCGTCTGGTTCACCGTCCTGTCCACCGTCCCGCTCGTCCTGGTGGGGCTGGGCCTTGCGCTGCTCGCCCATCAGCTGCGTGTGGTGCAGTGGCTGTGGCGGCTGAGCTGGTTCGCCCCGTTCCTCCTGCCGTCCGGAGTCGTCTGCCTGCTCTTCGGGCAGATGATCTTTCCCTCCGGCTTCGGCCTCGCCGACCAGATGCTCGCCTCCGTCGGCCTGGAGCCGGGCATCGGATGGCTGAGCGACGAGCGTTACGCGATGCTCTCCGTCGTGGCCACCACCCTGTGGTGGACCGTGGGCTTCAACTTCCTGCTGTACCTCGCCGCTCTGCAGGCCATCCCGGCCCATCTGTACGAGGCCGCCGAGCTGGACGGAGCGGGCGGCAGGCACCAGCTGTGGCACATCACCATGCCGATGCTCCGCCGGACCACAGGACTCCTCGTGGTCCTCCAGGTACTCGCCTCGCTGAAGATCTTCGATCAGATCTACCTCATGACCGGCGGCGGTCCCGACGACTCCACCCGGCCGATCCTGCAGTACGTCTACCAACAGGGCTTCACCGGTTACCGCATCGGCTACGCCTCGGCCGTCTCCTACATCTTCTTCGCCCTGATCCTGACCGTCTCCCTGGTGCAGCCGCTGCTGTCCCGGCGCCGAGCTGAGGAGGCCGCAAAGTGA
- a CDS encoding MMPL family transporter — MPDVQQRRRQGVARLVCGRRTKWLIVAFWLIVLVVAAPLAGKLTDAQDNDATSWLPSSAESTQVWEESKGFRPEIITAIVVYARESGLTGADRTRIAEDKQQLMTLRAHGVRGAETRGPVYDSQNAPAAAQIFVPITMDEDGWERIGPAVDSVRDVVGGSEGGLAVHITGPGGVAADSADAFSGIDSTLLFAALAVVIVMLLITYRSPTLLVLPVLAVVAALLAAQAVIYLLAAHAGLTVNGQSAGILTVLVFGAGTDYALLLVARYREELRRHEDRHEAMARALHRAGPAVLASSGTVVLSMLVLLVAEMNSTRGLGPVAAIGVAVALIAMLTLLPALLVIFGRWVFWPVIPHFGSDEPTEHGFWARTGERLAVRPRKIWVATALVLAALSLGLIQLRAAGLSNADSFPDKPDSIVGQEIQHQYFPAGSGSPLVVIADLGKGAQVRRAVETTPGVVPGSLVVPPGAKPVNDGRVIFEATMTDPGDSEQAEQTVERVRDAVHQVPDADAQVGGDTAALLDMDAATRHDNLLIIPLVLLVVLIVLMLVLRALVAPLLLIATVVLSFAAALGISALVFRYVFDYAGETTDFPLFVFVFLVALGIDYNIFLTTRIREEALHQGTRAGVLTGLAATGAVITSAGLVLAGTFAALGTLPVVAFAEIGFAVALGVLLDTFVVRSVLVTSLFLDIGPAVWWPHRLAHEDGGAARRPEAPAAQP, encoded by the coding sequence ATGCCGGACGTACAGCAGCGTCGACGGCAGGGAGTGGCCAGGCTGGTCTGCGGACGGCGCACCAAGTGGCTGATCGTGGCGTTCTGGCTGATCGTCCTCGTCGTCGCCGCGCCACTCGCCGGGAAGCTCACCGACGCCCAGGACAACGACGCCACGTCCTGGCTGCCCAGCAGCGCCGAGTCCACCCAGGTCTGGGAGGAGTCCAAGGGATTCCGGCCCGAGATCATCACGGCGATCGTCGTGTACGCCCGGGAGTCCGGCCTGACCGGGGCCGACCGCACCCGGATCGCCGAGGACAAGCAGCAGCTCATGACGCTGCGCGCGCACGGTGTGCGCGGCGCGGAGACACGCGGACCGGTCTACGACAGCCAGAACGCACCCGCGGCCGCCCAGATCTTCGTGCCCATCACGATGGACGAGGACGGATGGGAGCGCATCGGTCCGGCGGTCGATTCCGTACGGGACGTCGTGGGCGGCAGCGAGGGAGGCCTCGCGGTCCACATCACCGGACCCGGCGGCGTGGCCGCGGACTCCGCCGACGCCTTCTCGGGCATCGACTCGACCCTGCTGTTCGCCGCGCTTGCCGTGGTGATCGTCATGCTGCTGATCACCTACCGCAGCCCGACCCTGCTCGTGCTGCCCGTGCTCGCCGTCGTCGCCGCACTGCTCGCCGCACAGGCCGTCATCTACCTGCTCGCCGCGCATGCCGGCCTCACCGTCAACGGACAGAGCGCCGGCATCCTGACCGTCCTCGTCTTCGGCGCGGGAACGGACTACGCCCTGCTTCTGGTCGCCCGCTACCGGGAGGAACTGCGCCGGCACGAGGACCGGCACGAGGCGATGGCGCGTGCGCTGCACCGCGCCGGGCCCGCGGTGCTCGCGAGCAGCGGCACCGTGGTGCTGAGCATGCTCGTCCTGCTGGTCGCCGAGATGAACTCCACGCGGGGCCTGGGTCCGGTTGCCGCGATCGGAGTGGCCGTCGCCCTGATCGCGATGCTCACGCTCCTGCCCGCCCTGCTGGTGATCTTCGGCCGGTGGGTGTTCTGGCCGGTCATCCCGCACTTCGGCAGCGACGAGCCGACCGAGCACGGATTCTGGGCACGGACGGGAGAGCGGCTCGCCGTGCGCCCGCGCAAGATCTGGGTGGCCACCGCACTCGTGCTCGCCGCCCTGTCCCTGGGCCTGATCCAGCTGCGCGCCGCAGGTCTCAGCAACGCAGACTCCTTCCCCGACAAGCCCGACTCCATCGTCGGCCAGGAGATCCAGCACCAGTACTTCCCGGCAGGCAGCGGCAGCCCGCTGGTCGTCATCGCGGACCTCGGCAAGGGCGCGCAGGTGCGCAGGGCGGTCGAGACGACCCCCGGAGTGGTGCCCGGCTCCCTCGTCGTACCGCCCGGTGCCAAGCCGGTGAACGACGGCCGGGTGATCTTCGAGGCGACGATGACCGACCCCGGGGACAGCGAGCAGGCCGAGCAGACCGTGGAGCGGGTCCGCGACGCGGTGCATCAGGTGCCGGACGCGGATGCCCAGGTGGGTGGCGACACAGCGGCGCTGCTCGACATGGACGCCGCCACCAGGCACGACAACCTGCTCATCATTCCGCTGGTCCTGCTGGTGGTACTGATCGTCCTGATGCTGGTGCTGCGCGCACTGGTGGCACCACTGCTGCTGATCGCGACCGTGGTGCTGTCCTTCGCCGCCGCCCTCGGTATCAGCGCGCTCGTCTTCCGCTACGTGTTCGACTACGCGGGCGAGACGACGGACTTCCCGCTCTTCGTGTTCGTGTTCCTGGTTGCACTAGGCATCGACTACAACATCTTCCTCACCACAAGGATCCGCGAGGAGGCCCTCCACCAGGGCACCAGGGCCGGTGTGCTGACGGGCCTCGCCGCCACCGGGGCCGTGATCACCTCGGCCGGACTGGTCCTGGCGGGCACCTTCGCCGCACTCGGGACCCTGCCTGTCGTGGCCTTCGCGGAGATCGGCTTCGCGGTCGCCCTGGGCGTGCTCCTGGACACCTTCGTCGTACGCTCCGTGCTGGTCACCTCCCTCTTCCTGGACATCGGCCCCGCCGTGTGGTGGCCCCACCGGCTCGCCCATGAGGACGGGGGCGCAGCGAGGAGGCCGGAGGCGCCGGCCGCGCAGCCGTAG
- a CDS encoding YqjF family protein, which produces MTQSWLDLAFLHWPADPLDVAPLLPVGTVPDTLDGVTYIGLVAFRMHRVGWFRLPGVPYLGTFPETNVRLYSLDSQGRRGVVFRSLDASRLIPVAVARTAFRLPYRWSRMAIRRDADTLTYTSRRRPGPRGAHSRIVLRVGDQVGEPSELEHFLTARWGMHYTFFGRQTYLRNTHPRWPLHHARLIECDENLVTAAGLAAPAGEPASVLYSPGVPVRFGRPSRPGGIPTP; this is translated from the coding sequence ATGACCCAGTCCTGGCTGGATCTGGCCTTCCTGCACTGGCCGGCCGACCCCCTGGACGTGGCGCCGCTCCTGCCGGTCGGCACGGTTCCCGACACCCTGGACGGCGTCACCTACATCGGACTCGTCGCCTTCCGGATGCACCGCGTCGGCTGGTTCCGCCTCCCCGGAGTGCCCTACCTCGGGACGTTCCCGGAGACCAATGTCCGCCTGTACTCCCTGGACTCCCAAGGGCGGCGGGGTGTGGTCTTCCGCTCGCTCGACGCCTCCCGGCTGATCCCGGTGGCCGTTGCACGGACGGCGTTCCGACTGCCGTACAGGTGGTCGCGGATGGCGATCCGGCGTGACGCGGACACCCTCACCTACACCAGCAGGCGCCGGCCGGGCCCGCGGGGCGCGCACAGCCGGATAGTGCTTCGCGTCGGGGACCAGGTGGGGGAGCCCAGCGAACTCGAGCACTTCCTCACCGCGCGCTGGGGGATGCACTACACCTTCTTCGGACGGCAGACGTATCTCCGGAACACCCATCCCCGCTGGCCGCTGCACCACGCCCGGCTCATCGAGTGCGACGAGAACCTGGTGACAGCGGCCGGCCTGGCCGCACCGGCGGGGGAGCCGGCGAGCGTGCTGTACTCACCCGGCGTCCCCGTGCGCTTCGGCCGTCCGTCCCGGCCCGGCGGCATCCCCACCCCGTAG
- a CDS encoding isoprenylcysteine carboxyl methyltransferase family protein, translated as MIWYTALVLAVAGERLAELAVALRNTRWSLARGGTEAGRGHYPAMVALHTALLAGCLAETWLAGRPFLPWFGWTMVAVVAAAQGLRWWCIRTLGHRWNTRVIVVPDLPLVTGGPYRWLRHPNYVAVAAEGLALPLVHGAWTTAVVFTALNAVLMAVRVRCEDRALATARPAAARP; from the coding sequence ATGATCTGGTACACGGCCCTGGTGCTGGCCGTCGCGGGCGAACGCCTTGCCGAGCTCGCCGTGGCACTGCGCAACACGCGCTGGAGTCTGGCCCGCGGCGGCACCGAAGCCGGGCGCGGACACTACCCGGCGATGGTCGCCCTGCACACCGCTCTGCTGGCGGGATGCCTCGCCGAAACCTGGCTGGCCGGGCGCCCGTTCCTGCCGTGGTTCGGCTGGACCATGGTGGCTGTGGTGGCCGCGGCGCAGGGGCTGCGCTGGTGGTGCATCCGCACGCTCGGACACCGGTGGAACACCCGGGTCATCGTTGTCCCGGACCTGCCCCTGGTGACCGGCGGGCCCTACCGGTGGCTGCGCCACCCCAACTACGTGGCGGTCGCCGCCGAAGGGCTGGCGCTGCCGCTGGTCCACGGAGCCTGGACGACCGCCGTCGTCTTCACCGCACTCAACGCCGTACTCATGGCAGTGCGCGTCCGGTGCGAGGACCGGGCACTGGCCACCGCCCGGCCGGCAGCCGCGCGCCCGTGA
- a CDS encoding NAD(P)/FAD-dependent oxidoreductase, whose translation MIDILVAGGGPAGLAAAIRAAGAGREVVVLEPRAAPVDKACGEGIMPSGVAALQALGVGVAGHDLRGIRYVEGHRSAEATFRGGTGLGVRRTELHAALHRRALELGVRIVPGKAGAVRQDDGSVSTAGLTARWLIAADGLHSPLRRELGLDRPGSAPRRYGLRRHYRVAPWTDFVEVHWSRRGEAYVTPLGDRLVGVAVLSRDRRSYEQHLSFFPALAGALRGLEAGPVRGAGPLRQDARSPRAGRVLLVGDAAGYVDALTGEGIALAMATASAAVACLTADRPEAYPARWARLTRRHRMLTQGLLAAARQPGIARLIVPAAHRLPRVFETAVRALQ comes from the coding sequence GTGATCGACATCCTGGTGGCCGGTGGCGGTCCGGCCGGTCTGGCAGCGGCGATCCGGGCCGCCGGAGCCGGCCGGGAAGTCGTCGTGCTCGAACCCCGCGCCGCTCCCGTGGACAAGGCCTGCGGCGAGGGAATCATGCCCAGCGGAGTGGCGGCCCTGCAGGCGCTGGGCGTCGGCGTGGCCGGCCACGACCTGCGCGGAATCCGGTACGTCGAGGGCCACCGCAGCGCGGAGGCGACCTTCCGCGGCGGCACCGGGCTCGGCGTACGGCGCACCGAACTGCACGCGGCTCTGCACCGGCGGGCCCTGGAACTCGGCGTACGCATCGTCCCCGGAAAGGCCGGAGCGGTCCGGCAGGACGACGGCAGCGTCAGCACGGCGGGGCTGACGGCGCGCTGGCTGATCGCCGCCGACGGACTGCACTCCCCGCTGCGCCGCGAACTCGGCCTGGACCGCCCGGGGTCCGCCCCGCGCCGCTACGGTCTGCGCCGGCACTACCGGGTCGCCCCCTGGACGGACTTCGTCGAGGTCCACTGGTCCCGCCGCGGCGAGGCCTATGTGACACCCCTCGGGGACCGGCTGGTCGGTGTGGCCGTACTCAGCCGCGACCGCCGGTCCTACGAACAGCACCTGTCCTTCTTCCCGGCCCTGGCCGGTGCGCTCCGGGGCCTGGAAGCGGGTCCCGTCCGCGGCGCGGGACCCCTGCGTCAGGACGCACGGAGCCCGAGGGCCGGACGGGTCCTGCTGGTCGGTGACGCGGCGGGCTACGTCGACGCACTTACGGGTGAAGGCATCGCCCTGGCCATGGCGACCGCATCGGCTGCGGTCGCGTGCCTCACCGCGGACCGGCCGGAGGCCTACCCCGCGCGATGGGCCCGGCTGACACGACGTCACCGCATGCTCACCCAGGGCCTGTTGGCCGCCGCCCGGCAACCCGGCATCGCCCGGCTGATCGTCCCTGCCGCTCACCGCCTGCCCAGGGTGTTCGAGACCGCGGTACGCGCACTGCAGTAG